From the genome of Canis lupus familiaris isolate Mischka breed German Shepherd chromosome 20, alternate assembly UU_Cfam_GSD_1.0, whole genome shotgun sequence:
ATAGTATTCAGCCTCCTTTTtacatgagaaaactgaagttacAGGGGAAATGACTTGCTCAGGAACAAATAACTACAGTTAAGATCAGTTTCAGTTTCCAAAGTCTCTTTTCTTTACTGCCTTTTCGTCCTCAATTTCTGATGAGGGGCCCGAAGCTGGGCTTTTCTGCAGATATCAATCCATatctttcctatttgttttttcattgcaCCTTGAgctgttgtatttttctttaccaTTCCCTTTAGGTTCAGAGGATGGCAAGATCCATGTCTGGAATGGAGAGAGTGGTATAAAAGTAGCTGTGTTGGATGGCAAGCACACAGGCCCCATTACTTGTTTGCAGTTCAACCCCAAGTTCATGACCTTTGCCAGCGCATGTTCCAACATGGTATGTGAACATGACTCCCACTTAGGGGCCCTTTCTGGTTGGGGTGGTAGGTGCTTCAGTGAGCACGGCAAGCTGCATTGTAAATAGGTATGTTACAAGAAGCACCTGGTGGCCTGGTGAAAGATCAGTccttaagtgtcagactcttgatttcagctcaggttgtgatctcaaggtcctgggatcaagccctgagtcagccTCCCTGCctaatgggaagtctgcttctctctctccctctaccactacccccctaaataaataaatcttaaaaaaataaaaataaaaaaaagtaaaagaccaGTCCAACCAGAGATCAGATAATAGGAGGTAGTGAACCAGGGAAGCCACCAGTTGAGGAACAAGAACTTGCATGCTTGTCCTATAcctatttattaaaagattttacttgagagagagcgagcgagtgaCAGCacgagcagggtgaggagcagagggagaagcagactccccactgagcatggagccccacatggggctcaatcctgcaactccaagatcatgacctgagccaaagacagatgcttaaccagctgagccacccagaagcctcaATTTTGTctttccctgggtggcgcagcggtttagcgcctgcctttggcccagggcgcgatcctggagacccgggatcgaatcccacgtcgggctcccggtgcatggagcctgcttctccctctgcctgtgtctctgcctctctctctctctcactgtgtgcctatcataaataaataaaaatttaaaaaaaaaaaaaaatattttgaagaaataaaatattaccagcCTTTTGTGGCTACAGCCTCTCGGTGTgccatttctttcagtttttgctgAAAAACTCAGAATTTCTTACAATTGATCATAACTCATTACTTAGAATTTCCTCTAGGCCCCTGTCTCTTCTTTAGACAATGCTAGTGCTAGAACAAAGCATGTCTCAGTCACAGTTTCTTTTTGGCATCTCTTAAATCTACCTGAGTATTTGAGGATGAGGGATTTTGCTTTAGCCTACCCAGAACACattgcccccttttttttttccaactaaggAAAGTGTTGGAAAGAAATGTGGCAAAACCAGTTcaatccctttcacttttttacaGCTCAGGAAGGAGAGGACCTATTGGAGGTTACCTGGCAGATTAACAATGAGGCCAGGTTACCTAGATACCCACTTCTCAGACAGCTTTCCTGTTTTTCCTTACCATTGGACCTCTAGGGTAGGAGGTAGACAGTGTTGGAGACAGAACTAGCTTAACTTTCATGTGGAGGGGGCAGTGTTTCTCCATAGATTGCCTGAATTGATTGGTAATGAGAGAAGGCCACCAGCTGTAATTCCTCACCAATGGGGTTGGGCATGGTGATGCTGTGGTGAGGAGTAAGAACCCTCAGCATTGAGGAGAGAGggttgcctttttaaaagttgaCTTTGTTTCTCCTTCCAGGCCTTTTGGTTGCCTACCATTGATGACTGACCTTGGTGCTGCTCGGCTGTTTATGTACAGTGAGGGTGGCCAACAGGAAAAAACTCAGAGGGGACTGAGATACTGGATTGGATCATTTGACTGGGCTGGAGAGCATCCTTCCACATGGCCTTCCCATGGATGTGCTGTACATctgctcaaaagaaaaaaaggactttgcCGAGCTTCTTCAAAAAGACTCTTGGTGTGGCAGATTCTATCAGGACTTCAGATTTTCCAGCTGTCACTGCACTGAGCTCCTCCAGAGGAGTGACCAGATTCATGATTAGGGTATACTGGGGCCCTCAAGACGCCTTCAATTTTGAATGTATTTGCTGCTGAGGAGCCGGTGAAGTTGTTAATTCTGCACATCCCTTCTCCCACCCCTGTAAATGCATGGGAAGCTACAGTTCTGGTTTTGAGATGCTAAGGGCAGCTCAGCACCCCTTGCCCTCACCCTGCATGTCTTGTTACTGGGTCTCCCCGTGTCATTGTGGCATTGTTCCACAACCATCATGTCACTTAGGTGCCAAACATTTACAGAAATAAGTCTTCATATATCTTGGGGTAAGAAAGGGACAGATACAGAAAGGAGGACCTTGTCAGGAACCCTTGTGAGTTAGTTGTGTAAGGGTAGGTGATCAGGGCATGCCTCAAGGCTCTGAGTTTTGGGTGGGAAATGGCACAGGAGCCTGAGAGAGTGGGAAGTGGAGGTTGCAGGTGAGGTAAGTTCCTATTGCTGGGCAGTTTAGCGGTAGCCTGATGTGATCCCCTATCATTAAGACAAACCTGCAGTCTTTCTTGGTGCCTGCCAAGCTTGGTTTTATACAAAAGCAAGGTGggagtttatttttgtacatgAGATACATCACGCTTTCCTGTGGGCCAGTATTGTGGAGTGAGTCTGAGTTGTTTACACTGatgccttccctgcccaccccaaaTTGTGTACAGTCTCCAGAGGATACCACCCCTTTTCCAGCTCCCAAGTAAGAGCTGGCTCTAGGCCtgtgttatatgttatatttagCCTTTTTATATATGACATGGGGTTTCTGTTGTTGGTATTTTAGCACAGTGTGTACACCTTCATTTAAATATATCcgtgtgtgcatacatatgtatatatatgtatgtatgtatgtatgcatgcatatatatatatgtatatggaataTGTCACTTCTCAAGAGTTCAGCAGAAGGAGATGGGGTCCTGCAGCCCAGGAGAAAGACTGCATCCTTTCTAATAGTGTTTGCCACAAGTGTTAGTCTTCTCTATTAACTTTTTCCTTTGGGAGACAGAATGAAGCAAAGCTTCAAGTGTTTGCTGTTCCCATGGCAGCTAAATGAGGGTCTTGGGATAACTTCCCTTGTGTTCCTCAAGCCGCACTTTGGGGCCCTTTCTGCAGTATTAGCCCCCTTTTTTGCTCGGTGATGCTCTGTCTGCGCCTGTACGTGTGTGACAGTCACTTTTGCatgccttttgtgtctggcttctagCGTTTGGGGACAAGATGCTGGAACCAGAGCATTTTCAGTTTGAAGCTTCTTTTCCAATTACAGGTCATTCCTGTTTACCTGGTatgtctgctttcttcttttccttgccttctcTTGGAAGGGGGAGAGGTCTTGATCAGGGTTGAGATGAGCTAAGACTGGCTCATAGCCTTTCCTTCCCCTGTTATGGCCTTCTTAAAGCTGGACCAGTGGCATGTTATTTCACTAAGTCCCCAAACACGTGAGCAGGTCATACATTCCCTGCAGATACAGAACCAGGCTCAGCAAGGTTATGATTTGCCCAAGAGTACACAGCTGCTAAAGGGGGGAGCAAGCCATTAACTGCTTTTGTTCAGCAGCCGGAATAGGCTGTGAATTGCTAGCAGTTACTGTTTTGTTAGCAGTTACTTTTGACTTGTTCCTCAAGCTTAAAGGGCAAGGggcatacatcttttcaaaacGTAGACTGGAATCTGCAATGCCACCATCAATAGCTCTGCCTTCTCAGAGTGGAAGAACTTTTAGAAACCAGATGATCTGAGCTATTACTGCCCACTCATGGCTCTTCAGGGTAGAAAATTCATGGTAGGAGTAACTGTCCAGAGAGTGCTTGAGACTGTGGATTTACAAGGGCTGCATAATTAACATACCTGCAACCAGAGCAGCCACTTGCCTGTCAGTAAGGAAGAGGATTTCTATTGAGTTTCTGTGTGTCCAAAGCTGAGGTACCATGTCCTTTGAAATATGCACAGCACTGCCTCTCTTTCTAGGGACCTGTGGCTAGAGAGCTGGCTCCTGAGtgtggaaggaaagaggaaagatacTGGCTGGAAGTGACTGGAAACGATGTGGGAATGAGGCAGAATAAAGGGAGCAGAGGTATGGGGCTGCAGGGATGCTCTCAGTGGAGCCAGGGGTACTCCAGCtctctggggtgggagggggcacaCACCGTACGTACTCTCAAGAGTTTAGGCCAAAGCCACCAGTTTGTAAGTGACACTGCACTGCTCAACCACCAGCCAGtggggtgtttttatttttattattttttagacaaaAACTTCCCTGTTGCAATCATAATTAATGCTTATTGaggaaatttggggaatttttaaatgaatcagtTCGCCACCCAAATGCTACCACTGTTAATCTTTTGGTGTTAAATGTTCCTCTAGACATTTCTGTGCATAGATTTTTGGTGTGTTTACATAGTTGTTATTCTACTGTATATACAATTTTATGTCCCTTTTGTACttaacatataaacattttttccatgttACCAGTCTTAAAGTTTTATGGCTGTAGACTCCGTTGTTGAGTTTCCATAGCATGGTTTGCATGGTTCCCTAGAgttgggagggaggggtgggttGTCTCCTGTTAGTCCTCTTGACTCACCCTGGGACTCATAATGCTGTGTGGATGGATTGTTGGACTCCCTGGGACTGCCCCTGCCTGTTCCCGGTGACCAAGGCCTGTGGCCTGGCTGGTGGGAAAAAACCCTAGACCCAAACAACGCATAGCAGCCTGGGTGGTCTCAACCACAGGCTCTAATAGCAGCCACGGGGCCAGAAATGAGTGACTGGGAAGACCCAACCTGAGACAGCACTGAAATAGTATTTCAGACGCTGGCACGTACCTCAGGCTGCCTTTCATGCCCCATTGTTACCTCAACCCTTGATCAGATCGGCAGCTTCTAGCTGGAATAGTTTGCCCTGCTACAGTGGCCCTGGCTTCTATGGGGCAAAGATAATGGGGCTGCTTCTCTTAGGCTCCTGTACCAGTTCTGGCAGAGGGCCTGCCCAATAGCTTGATAACCCATTGCCTGGCTTGTGAGTTGGTAACTCCTCGAATGTGTGCACTAACTCAGGATCCTCAGAGCTGCAGGACCTGCTGCCTacctcttcctgcttctctctgaaCTAGAGAAGACCTCCTTGGGCCTGCCACTTTGCCCATAGTCATTGGAGGTTGGCCAAAGAATATGAAGAGCCGCAGAGGGAACATCCCAGCTTGTGAGCAAGAGGCCATGCATAGGTTCTCCTGGCAGAACAGATCAGTCAAGGAGAAAGAGCCCCCCGCCCACAGTCTGGTGGGAAAGCTGCTGCATTCGGCTCTGCTAAGACCCATGAACACACAGATCAGGGTGGCTGACCCTGCAGCAGTCACTCCTGTCAATTTGGCGGGATTGCACTGGAGAGACCTGCTGTGCCCACTCCCTGGGCTTTGGCCTTGTGTTGAGAAGCAAGAGCAGGCAGTGGGCTGGGTCAGAAGCTAAGTCATCAGGCTGCTGGGGTGAGCTTCCTTAGCAGCTGACATGAGAGACAGGCACAGGATGCTGCCCACACTGCTGGGGGATAGGGGTGGTTGCTGCAGACAGAGGAAGTAAGAGTGCACAGGTCGTAAGGCACACTCCTGCATTTACCAGCCATCTAAATAGAGCAGGCTGGAGAGGCTGCCACTGCTTCTGGGGCCACCAGTTTGTCAGGACTTTGCTGTGGACAGATGGGAGGCCCAGAAGTAGCTGGGCTGTGGGACAGGtctgaaaaacaagaaatttgGTAGTTTTCCCCTATCCCTTCCCTGGAGAATATAGGAAATGGAGTCTAAAATGAGTTCATTAGGGGGGCCTGCCTGCTTAATTAAGTCACTAGAGCATGTGTCTCGATCTCAAGGTCGtgaattcaagctccacattgggcacagaacttactttaaaaaaataaagtgggcaaattaaataaaatgagttaatggGCAGGAAAGGGGGCCTGAGAGCCTCCCCAATAAACCATACATAAATTTTACCATCAATTCTGGTGCCTCTTTGCTCATGTTCCTCCTGGCCCATCTAGGTTGTGAGTTGCCTGGTTAGAATTTATCTCAATTGTAAACTAAAGAAGGAGTGTGAGGCTGAGGTCATAAAGGTGGTCACCTTGTAATTCAACAAATGCTTCTGAGCACCCGGGCCTTGGCAAGTCCTAGGTATTAATAGTCTTGTGGGGAAGGTAAGAACTAAGCTGCTCATCAAACAAGCCCTGGAACCCTGAGTGACTTGTCTCCAGCTAATTCTTGCTTTATTGAAATTGGCATTCAAATCCAAGTTAAAGGCACTCCTTCTGGTACATCAAGCCCAGAGCTCACAGATGGTGGTAGAGACTTTTCTGTTCCCTGGACCACAGTTCCCTCACTGGGGCTCACCCCACGTTGGGAACTAGGGAGGCTCACTGAGAAAATGCAGTCCTGACTATAGGCAAActtgaaaggcagagggaaggccaattctttggaaagaaacaagagcaaaaagtGTACTATAATGCTAAGCTTTACAGCAGTTCATGGTTCACAAGGGCCATTCAGCACACAAACATTTAATAATAGGTGATGGGGAGCAACAAAACCAAAGGCATTGTTGGGACATTAGCctagggcagggctggggccagggaggaGTGGTCAGAGGacattccctgctcagcaaactCTGGGGCTCCTCTTGCTGCTTTCTGTTCGGCCCAACTTTAGCCCCTGGGCCTGTGCCTCACCTCCAGCGGCAGAAGAGGGTAAGGCAGGAACCTGGTCCGGTCTCTCCCAAGGGGCTATACAAGATGGCTGTTCAGCAGATAGGCTACCCACAGCTTTTCCCTGCATGGGCTTTGGGGGTTATTGAGTAAATACCCTAACATTCATGGGTTAGAGACCTGGATCCAAACAGGCTTTACTGCCCCTCCTGGCAATCTTGACCAATGCCCTTAGTCTGGCTGTGCCCATCTGGGAATAATACTGGGTTGCTGAGACCCGGTCAGAGAAACCCCACTTGGGTTTCCTACACTGTAAAGGGGTGTTACTGATTTTGCGCTTTTGCCCTGCCTGTCAAAGGGGGGACCTGGGGAGCGGCACTCTCCATACTCTTCCAGCTTTGACTGCCCCATATAAATGCTCTCTTTGAaatgggctgggggtggggtcaACCCATTGTGtctggggcgggggcagggcaggTAAGCCTGCTGTTGGCCATCCTGGGGGGATGGGGACTACACCCGGCCCCAGAGTGGTTCTGGGATATGGTGTCTGAATCCTCAGTGGCCACTGCTCCTTTGGCCCTGGCTGTGCAAAGGAATCACGAACACCGAGATGTCGTCGTAGGATACCTGCCCTTCCCCTGTGGGACCGTCGTCCTTCCCTTGTGTGCTGTGTATCAGCATTTTGGCCAGCTCCGAGAACCTGTGGGGATCATCCTACAGATGCACTTTGGAGCCAGAGGAAAGAGGCAAGGCAGCCCTCAGGGAGAACTTGCTGTGCAGGGCTGGACTTGCGGGGACTCGCTGTAGTCCAGCTGTGGCCCCGGGCAAGTTACTAGCATGGCAGGGCCACAGGTTGGACTGTGGGGATTTCCAAACCCAGAGATTTTGAAGGCCCACCAGTCACCCCCCAGAGAAGCTTGAGACAGCCCCACTCTGACCACCTGCCCTGAGCTGGGCTCATCATCAGCGCTGTCTTCTCAGCCATAACTACTTCCTGGTGTTGCTGCTGGCACCAGGCAGGTCCCCAGAAGCTACAGTACCTGTGTGGGTCCTCTTGGTTGCCAGGGAGGAAGCTCCGTACTAGCCGTGCCACCTGCTCATTGGACAGGACATCCCAGAGCCCGTCAGTTGCCATGACAACCACATCCTCCTCCTGCAGCTCCAGCTGGTCCACATCCAGTACAGTCACCTGCAAGTTAAGCCTGAGGATCCCTCAcactccctccccagctcctgccagCCTCATCATCAGCCTTTCTGGGCAGACGAAAGCTGGTGTGGGCTGCCGCCTGCTCACCTGGGGGACAGAGAGCAAGAAGGGCTTgagctgaatgtttgtgtccagGACTCTGAGCTGATGGTCTCCCAGGCCCCGGGAGACAGCCAGTGTTCCCAGTAACCGAGCCTGGGGACAAGGAAAACATGAGGTGATCACAAACCGTCCCAGCGAATATGCAAATAAAGTACGCAGAAGAGAACTGTGGTCCTCAGGTGCCCTGGGTGGAGGGATAGACGTCCGTAGCCTTGAAGCAGGATCCCTGACCCCAGCTACAGCCCCCAACAAGGAACGAAGGAGTTCCCACCTCCGCAGGGGGCTAGTTAAGAGGGGTTCTTAGAAGGGGCCAGTCACTGACCTGCCTACCCTGCCCATGGATCAGTGGGTACTTGAGATCCGACTTCTCCACGCACTTGTAGCTCCTACCAGGAGCAGACCCAGTATCAacccaggccctgcccaccccctcgtctccctgccccaccctggtGGAAGAGGACTGCCCCAAGGCCACACATGGGGCCTGGACATCAGGGTGCTCCCCTCTATCTCCCTACCCCACGTCGCTCACCAGCCTCTCATGTGGTGGTCCCGGAACAAAACTTTCTGCCCCAAGTCATCCCCCTTCAGTCGCCGGGGGAACTCCAGCCGGGTGAACTCACCAGCCAGAAGCTCAGGGTAGACAAAGGCCTGGGGTAGGGAGGCCATGCTCAGATCAGACTCTCTCAGGTGGCCTCTGGTGGCCCTGGACTCACAGGGCTCCACAGCCTCCCTCTGCCAAAGGCACCTACCAGCTGCTGGATCCGCTGCCGCTCAGTCTCTGGGGTGAACTCGGAGCTCAGGGGTCGCACCTCATCTTTCCGTACCAATATGGCCCTGGATGGggttggggaagagagggaggagaggtcTCTGGGGCAAGGTCTGTGGGGCAGACTCAACCCTGGCTCATGGCCTCCCTCCTGTCGACCCCTCCTCCAGCCACCAGGGACCAGGTCTGCCTATGCCAGTCCTCGCTCAAAGCCCCCCACGACTACCTATGCCCTGCAGAGTAACGGCTCAGCCCTTGGGCCTGGCCTTGAGGTGTCCGCCTTCCCTGACATCTGCTGTCCACTCACACCTGACATGCCAGGTACTCGAGCAACTCAGTCAATCCCCATTTCCATCCCTCCACTTCCATCCCCCTTTCGCTGTCCCCACTGCCTCTGGTGCCCACCTGCCCGCCAGCTCTTACCTGCTATCCCCAGCGTTGGCCACATACAGCTTTCCCTGCAGGAACACAGCCACCAGGGCCGTGCAGCCGCCCACCTGGCCTGAGGCCTCCAGCTCCCGCCCGATCACCTCATCCTGGGGCAAAGCGAGCCACTTTAGCTGCTGCTTGTACTGCTCACCATACCACTCTGTCCCCAGTCCCCACCCTATAGTTCACTTCCCCACCAACAAGCCTGGCAGTCCCAACCCAAAGTCTAGCTATGACTCTGGGATCCCAGAGTGGTTGGAGGATCTAGACGTATCCcttgggagggagagaagtgCTGTTCAGAACTGAGGAAGGGAAAGCAGCCCTGCACCAAGGACCAGCAGGATGCACACGGTATGCTGCATGTAAAAGCACCAAGCACACACCAGGTACTAGATAAATGGGAGGGATTACGATGACCACGACTAACAAGCCAACCCCATCCTGTCCTCCCAATGCAAAGATCCAAGGAGACCACTGCTGTGTGCAGGGATGCCCCACAGCCCGGGTCTCTCAGGTCCCTGGCCCCTTCCCAGCCAATGGCCACACTCACACATTCCTGGAAGGCATTCTCCAGAGCCCCGATCACCAAGTCTTCTGCCCTAATGCCCTTTTCTTCCACAAACTGGGGGTCACTGGGGCAGACGCAACGGCCGCTGAGGTGCATGGGGGGCTGAAGGGCCACCATGCCCTCTACCACGGCCTCCAGCTGCCGGCGCAGGCAGGAGTGCAGGGTGTTGGCAGCCAGAATGGCTGCAGCTGGACCACCGTGCCCATCAAACAGGGCCCAGTAATGACCTGTCAGGAACTGTACAGGAAGGACTTGGTGTCAGGCTGTGCCTGGCTTCCCCAGTTGTCCCCTGGCCCAGAGTGGGACTCTAGAGCAAGAACCTCAACCTGCAGTCCTGGTCCAAGTCCTGGTCCCCGGGCCGGGGCCCCGCTGTACTCACCTCCTCTGGGCACAAGGTCAGCCACTCCTGGTCCTCTTCGGCCCCAAACTCACATCTCCGTATGCACAGCTGCCCACAGGCTGCCTGATCCTCATTAAACTCCGATTTCTCTGCGTTGATGATCCTGAGGCCAGTAAGCATCAGTGACCCTTCAGGGACACACCCGCGTCCCCACCGGCAGAGACCAGAGCCGGTACACAGGAGGAGGAGCCCTACCTCGGAGGCAACAGCCCTCCTGCTGCCTCGGACACAGCCTAAGTCTCCTAACTGTTCAGTAAGGTCAGGGTAAGGCCAAACTCGGGGCTCAGCACCGCCCCCCTCCCGGAGCCTACCTTCTGCCTGGGGAGACCCGGGGCTCCCTCGCCTGTCCTCCACCCCGCCTCAGCCGGAGTCCCTGTCCCGTACGGCTCGGGCCACAACCCAGGGTGCGGTTGAGGGGGGCTCCCGGGCCCGCAGCGCCAGGGCTGGAACTCTAGCCGGTCCCCGCCTCATCTCGGAAGCCCCAGGGGTGCAGGGCGTCCCGGCTCGCTCGCGTCTCCGCGGGAGGCGGGAGTCCCAAAGAAGAGACTtgcggaggggcgggggctggaggggcgggaggtgggggggctgTCCAGGGTCCccggggaggccaggaggggggtggccacagagctggggggggggctcGCTTGGCTTAGGCTGTTCTCTGGGGCGGCCCAGCGCGGGGGTGGCGGAgcagggccgggggggggggtcggggagggggcagggggtcggggagggggccggggggcgggggggggggggggcccgggggggggccggggcgggcacTCACTCGGCGTAGCCTGCGTTCCAGGGCAGCGCGCGGCCCCGCGCAGGGCTGCGCACTGGCCGGGCGTCCGGGCGGCGCGGGGCGTCggcggagccggagccggggccCGAGCCCGAGCCGCGCAGGAAGCGGGGCCGCCGGTAGGGCACGGGGCTGGCGCGCGGTCGGGGCGGCCGCGGCGCGGGGAGCGGACCCCCCGGCAGGAAGCGGCGCCGGAACCAGCCGGCGGACATGGCGCGGCGGCAGGGGGCTgcccgcggggccccgggcgggAG
Proteins encoded in this window:
- the PPM1M gene encoding protein phosphatase 1M isoform X1 — its product is MSAGWFRRRFLPGGPLPAPRPPRPRASPVPYRRPRFLRGSGSGPGSGSADAPRRPDARPVRSPARGRALPWNAGYAEIINAEKSEFNEDQAACGQLCIRRCEFGAEEDQEWLTLCPEEFLTGHYWALFDGHGGPAAAILAANTLHSCLRRQLEAVVEGMVALQPPMHLSGRCVCPSDPQFVEEKGIRAEDLVIGALENAFQECDEVIGRELEASGQVGGCTALVAVFLQGKLYVANAGDSRAILVRKDEVRPLSSEFTPETERQRIQQLAFVYPELLAGEFTRLEFPRRLKGDDLGQKVLFRDHHMRGWSYKCVEKSDLKYPLIHGQGRQARLLGTLAVSRGLGDHQLRVLDTNIQLKPFLLSVPQVTVLDVDQLELQEEDVVVMATDGLWDVLSNEQVARLVRSFLPGNQEDPHRFSELAKMLIHSTQGKDDGPTGEGQVSYDDISVFVIPLHSQGQRSSGH